From one Rhineura floridana isolate rRhiFlo1 chromosome 4, rRhiFlo1.hap2, whole genome shotgun sequence genomic stretch:
- the TPBG gene encoding trophoblast glycoprotein: MLGCSLWGSAPPTPTRGKRGARWLEPLLLLVVFSGWVLAQQPSDCPGPCECSEAARTVKCINKNLTEVPWDLPCYVRNLFLTGNRIHNISSASFPSESLLELSNLNLSGSHLKWVEAGAFAGLPSLKQLDLSDNVLLGLSPTALGNTSSPLEELNLHNSLSNNSYVTTVAQLLQQGTLLNLKRLDLSENNLLDLPVGMFTVLPRLQHLDLHNNSLVDLHDVAFGNLCQLQSFNLSDNSLKRLRNSTLLQLRSLPLLTSLNLNHNTWVCDCGIEDLVGWLKESNQVEAKGALNCSYPKEMENSSLVNIDVSDLNCPEWTDNQTQLQTSYVFLGIVLALIGAIFLLVLYLNRKGIKKWMYNIRDACRDHMEGYHYRYEINADPRLTNLSSSSDV, from the coding sequence ATGCTGGGGTGCTCTCTTTGGGGCTCTGCACCCCCCACACCAACTAGGGGGAAGAGAGGGGCTAGGTGGCTAGAACCACTGCTGCTACTGGTGGTCTTCTCGGGCTGGGTTTTGGCTCAGCAGCCATCTGATTGCCCGGGACCTTGTGAGTGCTCCGAGGCAGCCAGGACGGTGAAGTGCATCAACAAGAACTTGACGGAGGTGCCTTGGGACCTGCCCTGCTATGTGCGGAACCTTTTCCTCACTGGCAACCGCATCCACAACAtctcctctgcctccttcccctcgGAGTCTCTTCTGGAGCTCAGCAACCTCAACCTGAGTGGCAGTCACCTGAAGTGGGTGGAGGCTGGGGCTTTTGCCGGGCTGCCCAGCTTGAAGCAGCTGGACCTCAGCGACAATGTCTTGCTTGGGCTCAGCCCCACGGCCCTCGGGAATACCAGCAGCCCTTTAGAGGAGCTCAACCTGCACAACTCCCTCTCTAACAATAGCTACGTGACCACCGTGGCCCAGCTGCTTCAGCAGGGGACTCTTCTGAACTTGAAGCGCCTGGATCTGTCCGAGAACAACCTGCTTGACCTGCCCGTGGGCATGTTCACTGTGCTGCCCCGCCTGCAGCACCTGGACCTGCACAACAACTCCCTGGTGGATCTACACGACGTGGCATTTGGGAACCTCTGTCAGCTGCAGAGCTTCAACCTCAGTGACAACTCCCTCAAACGCCTGAGGAACAGCACCCTCCTGCAGCTCCGCAGCCTTCCCTTGCTCACCAGCCTCAACCTTAACCACAACACCTGGGTCTGCGACTGTGGCATCGAGGACCTGGTTGGCTGGCTCAAGGAGAGCAATCAGGTGGAGGCCAAAGGGGCCCTCAATTGCTCTTATCCCAAAGAGATGGAGAACAGCTCCTTGGTGAACATTGATGTTTCAGACCTGAACTGCCCAGAATGGACCGATAACCAGACTCAGCTTCAGACTTCTTACGTCTTCCTCGGGATAGTCTTGGCTCTCATTGGTGCCATTTTCCTCCTGGTTTTGTACTTGAACCGAAAAGGGATCAAAAAGTGGATGTACAATATCAGGGATGCCTGTAGAGACCACATGGAGGGCTATCACTACAGGTATGAGATCAACGCAGATCCCCGGCTAACAAACCTCAGCTCCAGTTCTGATGTCTGA